The following are encoded together in the Cyanobacterium aponinum PCC 10605 genome:
- a CDS encoding O-linked N-acetylglucosamine transferase, SPINDLY family protein → MNQKSAIETFLQCDNYNELVTFYEQKLEKNSESYVNYIYLGLAYLLNENQLEAQTTWFYLLTQENPEYFDVLITVLDQVIVGLINYNRFNPAILAYRSLRAIAPHYKQLQLKSNNLIQKWIEEAIHFTKNGLFYEAKHQYQLLIKFEYSQGSLWRNLSLIHYQLSEYVQAYQAISQSINYEPENHLNFYYGAIFLEKLNNVEDAIKFYQKSIKLNPNHLDSYNNLGNLLLNNNQIKQAEKYYLLAINVDNKYFGACLNLGNLYLKGDRITLALDYYNQALKISPTYENFLWIVNNIRSFNYIQESINFARHNCSLLPDNLFASLECDRILPFVYQKEEEINNHRQNLTRFLQKISEINLDIKNNSLFALQLIDTHTNYHLHYQAQNDLELQILYGNFIHKVMKVNYPSYCQPLKKNKHPEKIRIGYISYCLRSHVVGKLSLGWIKHHNQDKFEIYCYYLGDFSEDKITQEFKQHSNKFYHFKDDTNIEIIAQAIKDNDLDFLVFLDLSMYPRMSQLAGLKLAPIQCVTWLHPITSGIPTIDYFISSELIEKNNTNNHYSEKLIKLPNLSICYSPKNSKVDEDKAKFNLKQENIIYLSSQYCSKYLPQYDYVYPEIAKKVEHCQFVFIHPRINNNNDKITPQLWERIKQSFSNYQLDWQDYCIFLPTIKNSKDYRQLLKSCDIFLDTIGFTGFNSTLDALESFLPVITHSGEFFRTRQSEGILKMIQVTDTVADDVEDYIIKAIALGTNNELRQKISDKIRKNINLLYEDLTSVKALETFYLDTVNNN, encoded by the coding sequence ATGAATCAAAAATCTGCCATTGAAACATTTTTACAATGTGACAATTATAATGAATTGGTTACTTTTTATGAACAAAAGCTAGAAAAAAATTCAGAAAGTTATGTTAATTATATCTATTTAGGTCTAGCATATTTATTAAATGAAAATCAATTGGAAGCGCAGACAACTTGGTTTTATCTTTTAACTCAAGAAAACCCAGAATATTTTGATGTACTAATTACAGTTTTGGATCAAGTAATCGTAGGTTTGATTAACTATAATCGCTTTAACCCCGCCATCTTAGCCTATCGAAGTTTAAGGGCGATCGCACCTCATTACAAACAATTACAGTTAAAATCCAATAATCTTATTCAAAAGTGGATTGAAGAAGCCATACATTTCACTAAAAATGGTTTATTTTACGAAGCTAAACATCAATATCAGTTACTAATTAAATTTGAATATAGTCAAGGTTCTCTATGGCGAAATTTGTCTTTAATTCATTATCAACTGTCAGAATATGTACAAGCCTATCAAGCTATCTCACAGAGTATTAATTATGAGCCTGAAAACCATCTTAATTTTTATTATGGGGCAATATTTTTGGAAAAACTTAATAATGTTGAAGATGCAATAAAATTCTATCAAAAATCGATTAAGTTAAATCCCAATCATCTGGATAGCTATAATAATTTAGGAAATCTATTATTAAATAATAATCAAATAAAACAAGCAGAAAAATATTATCTATTAGCAATTAATGTTGATAATAAATACTTTGGTGCCTGCCTTAATTTAGGTAATTTATATTTAAAAGGTGATAGAATTACCTTAGCCTTAGATTATTATAATCAAGCTCTAAAAATTAGCCCAACTTATGAAAACTTTTTGTGGATAGTTAACAATATTCGCTCTTTTAATTATATTCAAGAATCTATTAATTTTGCTCGTCATAATTGTTCTTTATTGCCCGACAATTTATTTGCTTCCCTAGAGTGCGATCGCATCTTACCTTTTGTATATCAAAAAGAAGAGGAAATAAACAATCACCGCCAGAATTTAACAAGATTTTTACAAAAAATATCTGAGATAAATTTAGATATAAAAAATAATAGTTTATTTGCTTTACAATTAATAGATACTCACACTAACTATCATTTACATTATCAAGCGCAAAATGACTTAGAATTACAAATATTATATGGTAATTTCATTCATAAAGTAATGAAAGTTAACTATCCTAGCTATTGTCAACCACTGAAAAAAAATAAACATCCAGAAAAAATAAGAATAGGTTATATTTCTTACTGCTTAAGATCCCATGTTGTGGGCAAATTATCCTTAGGATGGATAAAACATCATAATCAAGATAAATTTGAAATCTACTGTTACTATTTAGGAGATTTTTCTGAGGACAAAATAACCCAAGAATTTAAACAGCATAGTAATAAGTTTTATCATTTTAAAGATGATACTAATATCGAAATTATTGCTCAAGCAATAAAAGATAATGATCTAGATTTTTTAGTGTTTTTGGACTTAAGTATGTATCCCAGAATGTCTCAATTAGCAGGATTAAAGTTAGCTCCGATTCAATGTGTTACTTGGCTTCACCCCATCACATCAGGAATTCCTACTATTGACTATTTTATTTCTAGTGAATTAATTGAAAAAAATAATACTAATAATCATTACTCAGAAAAATTAATTAAATTACCCAATCTAAGCATTTGCTATTCTCCAAAAAACTCAAAAGTAGATGAAGATAAAGCTAAATTTAATTTGAAGCAGGAAAATATTATTTACCTTTCTTCTCAATATTGTTCTAAATATTTACCACAATATGATTATGTCTATCCAGAAATAGCAAAAAAAGTAGAACATTGTCAATTTGTTTTTATTCATCCCAGAATTAATAATAATAATGATAAAATTACACCTCAGCTATGGGAAAGAATTAAACAAAGTTTTAGTAACTATCAATTAGATTGGCAAGATTACTGTATATTTTTACCTACTATTAAAAATTCCAAAGATTACAGACAACTATTAAAAAGTTGTGATATATTTCTTGATACTATTGGCTTTACAGGATTTAATTCTACCCTCGATGCCTTAGAGTCTTTCTTACCTGTTATTACCCATTCAGGTGAATTCTTCCGCACTCGACAATCAGAAGGTATTTTAAAAATGATTCAAGTGACAGATACTGTTGCTGATGATGTAGAAGATTATATAATAAAGGCGATCGCCCTTGGTACTAATAATGAATTAAGACAAAAAATAAGTGATAAAATAAGGAAAAATATTAATTTATTATATGAAGATTTAACTTCAGTTAAAGCCCTAGAAACCTTTTATTTAGATACCGTCAATAATAATTGA
- a CDS encoding O-linked N-acetylglucosamine transferase, SPINDLY family protein, whose protein sequence is MNKINYADVVKFYRKGEVNKLISICEKSISSFPNDINNYWYLSSAYLLNNQIDMAQSIWMSVLWESDDIDKTTQELVDFIHKLARELVISNYYQEAKLFYEQLITLDEDNLLNYKCLLDLNLQINSQEEAEIIFKHLINSNYSDHAIYLEYAQFLAKQYRHEELFLILKQGVEKFPFEQNLYLAMVQFLKNNGRAKEAIAFAEQGLKLNPDNIIFQLENAKILPIIYESEEEIEFYRKRFTEHLDNIFQNLCLKNEMEKKNALTAISLSTNFYLQYQGKNDLKIQKKYGDLVEKITKANYPTTSKYTVNNDNKRRIKIGIISCHFRNHNGANWALGWIKSLDKNKFIINCYYLEVTEDYITKEFIKYSDNFYFCSSDLNTTIETINKDQLNVVIYTDIGMKPITNILASIRLVSIQCVTFGHPITSGLSTIDYYISRELMETENSKNYYTEKLILLPNNGFYLEDINLPKKITNREAFGFDHNSILYLSTQSLFKYLPQFDYIYPEIATQIPLAKFIFIEFPISKYVNHIFRKRLKKAFVKYHLNYHDYCIILPRLNEEKFMSLHMVGDIFLDTFTWSADNTCRLAVSCDLPIVTCPGEFMRSRHSYGILKMIDMEETITYSEKEYIEMAIKLGNNLQWRQNIIDKMKKNKHKLFYDLDCIQGLEKFLTNVVVNKI, encoded by the coding sequence ATGAATAAGATTAATTATGCCGATGTTGTCAAATTTTATCGGAAAGGAGAAGTAAACAAATTAATTAGTATTTGTGAAAAATCTATATCATCTTTTCCTAATGATATAAATAATTATTGGTATTTAAGTTCTGCTTATTTATTAAATAATCAAATAGATATGGCTCAATCTATATGGATGTCGGTGTTGTGGGAAAGTGATGATATAGACAAAACAACTCAAGAATTAGTAGATTTTATCCACAAATTAGCAAGAGAATTAGTTATATCAAATTATTATCAAGAAGCTAAATTATTTTATGAACAGTTGATAACTTTAGATGAAGATAATTTACTCAATTATAAATGTTTACTTGATTTAAATTTACAAATAAATAGTCAAGAAGAAGCAGAAATTATTTTTAAGCATCTAATCAATTCTAATTATTCAGATCATGCTATTTATTTAGAATATGCTCAATTTTTAGCGAAACAATATCGTCACGAAGAACTATTTTTAATCTTGAAGCAAGGTGTCGAAAAATTCCCTTTCGAGCAAAATTTATACTTGGCGATGGTGCAATTTCTCAAGAATAACGGTAGGGCAAAAGAGGCGATCGCCTTTGCTGAACAAGGTTTAAAATTGAATCCTGATAATATAATTTTTCAGTTAGAAAACGCCAAAATATTACCCATTATTTATGAAAGTGAAGAAGAAATAGAGTTTTATAGAAAAAGATTTACTGAGCATTTAGATAATATCTTTCAAAATTTGTGTCTAAAAAATGAAATGGAGAAAAAAAATGCTTTAACGGCTATTAGTTTAAGTACGAATTTTTATCTTCAATATCAAGGTAAAAATGATCTCAAGATTCAAAAAAAATATGGCGATTTAGTAGAAAAAATTACTAAAGCTAATTATCCTACAACTAGCAAATATACAGTAAACAATGATAATAAAAGAAGAATTAAGATAGGTATTATTTCTTGTCATTTTAGAAATCATAATGGGGCTAATTGGGCATTAGGATGGATTAAGTCTTTAGATAAAAACAAGTTTATTATTAATTGCTACTACTTAGAAGTTACAGAAGATTATATAACAAAAGAATTTATCAAATATAGCGATAATTTTTACTTTTGTTCATCAGACTTGAACACAACTATAGAAACAATTAATAAAGATCAATTAAATGTTGTAATTTATACAGATATAGGAATGAAACCTATTACGAATATTTTGGCAAGTATTCGTTTAGTATCAATTCAGTGTGTTACTTTTGGGCATCCAATTACTTCTGGTTTATCTACCATAGATTATTACATATCCAGAGAGTTAATGGAAACGGAAAATAGTAAAAATTATTATACAGAAAAGCTCATTTTATTACCAAATAATGGTTTTTATTTAGAAGATATAAATTTACCAAAAAAAATAACAAACAGAGAAGCATTTGGTTTTGATCATAATTCTATCCTTTATTTATCCACTCAATCTTTATTTAAATATTTACCACAATTTGATTATATTTACCCTGAAATTGCTACTCAAATTCCTTTAGCTAAATTTATTTTTATTGAATTTCCCATTAGTAAATATGTTAATCATATATTTAGAAAAAGATTAAAAAAAGCCTTTGTTAAATATCATTTAAACTATCATGACTATTGTATTATTTTACCTCGTTTAAATGAAGAAAAATTTATGAGTTTACATATGGTGGGAGATATTTTTCTGGATACATTTACTTGGTCAGCGGATAATACTTGTAGATTAGCTGTAAGCTGTGATCTCCCCATTGTAACTTGTCCGGGAGAGTTTATGAGGAGCAGACATTCTTACGGAATTTTAAAAATGATTGATATGGAAGAGACTATTACTTATTCAGAAAAAGAGTATATCGAGATGGCAATAAAACTAGGAAATAATTTGCAATGGAGACAAAACATAATTGATAAAATGAAAAAGAATAAACATAAATTGTTCTATGATTTAGATTGTATTCAAGGATTAGAAAAATTTTTGACTAATGTTGTGGTTAATAAAATTTAA
- a CDS encoding O-linked N-acetylglucosamine transferase, SPINDLY family protein, with amino-acid sequence MMNYHQEIKQLLEAKKYQELISYLEDNIEDISQNQLSVNLFWDVIPQLLLVEREKALPLLRKGINFVNNIDECVKKLDHVYQLSKSKFPDFSIQLLELCIKIKPNDLYLEKNLTWHYLLLEDYQQALTLAQQIYTKADNLGLKVYLHYLIFEVITAGGMWDILPPYLEEFKINLYKTIESQVAPRFIEDVFVSITPPLIAREDNLSQNRFLQNQIAKLFTKETRAKYSSLILSLSKQTQVKKDNIKSTKKLKIGYISSAFRHNPVGYLSRWLLKYYDRDKFEVFIYLMSDYEDEITQQWFFKNATKYRKFPVANITEIVNQISQDELDILVDLDCLTNHRTSQVMTFKLAPIQASCLGLDSTGIPTIDYFIADSFVLPDNAQTYYQEKIWRLPNCYLAVDGFESGTPRLLSKVDGIVNEDAIIYWTIQTGWKKSEKSLRLQLKILKQVDNSYLFIQCNGNDKSIKKIVEQEGVDVNRIKLLPFVPLLNYRANFFLTNILLDNYPFNGATSTLDALWLNIPLVTRVGEQFHARQGYTFLKNLGITEGIAYTDEEYIQWGVKFGTDEELRKKVYWKLRQSKKTSPLWDAKQFTRDMEKAYQQMWEIYVSKQIKKESVEHE; translated from the coding sequence ATGATGAATTATCACCAAGAAATAAAACAGCTTTTAGAAGCTAAAAAATACCAAGAATTGATTTCTTATTTAGAAGATAATATAGAGGATATTTCGCAAAATCAATTGAGTGTAAATTTATTTTGGGATGTTATTCCCCAATTATTATTAGTAGAAAGAGAGAAAGCCTTACCTTTATTAAGAAAGGGAATTAATTTTGTTAATAATATTGATGAATGTGTTAAAAAACTTGATCATGTTTACCAATTATCAAAGAGTAAATTTCCTGATTTTTCTATTCAGTTACTAGAACTATGTATAAAAATAAAACCGAATGACCTCTATTTAGAAAAAAATCTGACTTGGCATTATTTATTACTTGAAGATTATCAACAGGCCTTAACTTTAGCACAACAAATATATACTAAAGCAGATAATTTAGGTCTGAAAGTTTACCTTCATTATTTAATTTTTGAAGTGATAACTGCAGGGGGAATGTGGGATATTCTTCCCCCATATTTAGAAGAGTTTAAAATCAATTTATATAAAACCATTGAATCTCAAGTTGCTCCAAGATTTATTGAAGATGTATTTGTGAGTATTACTCCTCCATTAATAGCAAGAGAAGATAATCTTTCTCAAAATAGATTTTTACAGAATCAAATTGCGAAATTATTTACCAAAGAAACTAGAGCAAAATATTCATCTTTAATATTATCTTTATCGAAACAGACTCAAGTAAAGAAAGACAATATAAAATCAACAAAAAAATTAAAAATAGGATATATTTCCAGTGCCTTTCGCCATAATCCTGTGGGTTATTTATCTCGGTGGTTATTAAAATATTATGACCGTGATAAATTTGAGGTTTTTATTTATTTAATGAGTGATTATGAAGATGAGATAACCCAACAATGGTTTTTTAAAAATGCTACTAAATATCGTAAATTTCCTGTTGCTAATATTACAGAAATAGTTAACCAAATTAGTCAAGATGAATTAGATATTTTAGTGGATTTAGATTGTTTAACTAATCATAGAACTTCTCAAGTAATGACTTTTAAGTTAGCCCCTATTCAGGCAAGTTGCTTAGGTTTAGATTCTACGGGGATTCCTACCATTGATTATTTTATAGCAGATTCTTTTGTTTTACCTGACAATGCCCAAACTTATTATCAGGAAAAAATTTGGCGTTTACCTAATTGTTATCTTGCGGTGGATGGTTTTGAAAGTGGTACACCTAGATTATTATCGAAGGTAGATGGGATAGTAAACGAAGATGCAATTATTTATTGGACAATTCAAACAGGATGGAAAAAGAGTGAAAAATCCTTAAGATTGCAACTAAAAATTTTAAAACAAGTTGATAATAGTTATCTTTTTATTCAATGTAATGGCAATGATAAAAGTATAAAAAAAATTGTAGAACAAGAGGGAGTGGACGTTAATAGAATCAAACTTTTACCTTTTGTACCTCTCCTCAATTACAGAGCTAATTTTTTCTTAACTAATATTCTACTAGATAATTATCCTTTTAATGGGGCAACTAGCACCCTTGATGCTTTATGGTTAAATATTCCCCTTGTCACTAGAGTTGGTGAACAATTCCACGCCCGTCAGGGTTATACTTTCCTTAAAAATTTGGGTATCACTGAAGGTATTGCTTACACTGATGAGGAATATATTCAATGGGGAGTTAAGTTTGGTACGGATGAAGAATTAAGAAAAAAAGTATATTGGAAATTGAGACAATCTAAGAAAACATCACCTTTGTGGGATGCTAAACAGTTTACTAGGGATATGGAAAAGGCATATCAACAAATGTGGGAAATATATGTTAGCAAACAAATAAAAAAAGAATCAGTTGAACATGAATAA
- a CDS encoding O-linked N-acetylglucosamine transferase, SPINDLY family protein, translating into MFNVDNSIDDFLQNQKYQELQELLETKLESDPDNLISYIYLGLVYFLLDKREEAQATWFLILMAEDEFASTKLIKILDQEAHRQWKFNNYQLSYNLREIIKDNNPYLVNNLLLMAELAINLKIINNDYLVNLSLVEAIKNTQKKDIDTDILSSVFAQILDFPFLINIDLAAAILENQNGDKNLLQIISNKAHQVGLENNYLYYGAELTKICLQYQPDNLSLIKQIYKCYNGAEDFHKLEETALNFIKYSTNDVEKLYGIYLLMRGTVQVGKWDNYFDLYQKYFSLLSQLELHENNNFEGYIEYMLVSICQFLLYFNDTPKINRKVINKISNLYQKLTRKRYTELLENQLSSTQNNTSVKKKLKIGFLSEALRVNCVGILSRWLIQYIDRDKYDIYIYKIKGREDFFTNQWFKNKVTQYYCFDEIKDTYEQIKKDEIDILMELDSFTHSFTNAVMTLKPAPIQVSWLGLDSTGIPAVDYFIVDSHVLPENASQYYREKIWRLPHTYIAVDGFEVNTPSLKKESLGISNSAIIYLSLQTGLKRHPEYIRLQMKILRQVADSYFLVSGYKNELSMNNIKNLFTQIAQQEGVNPDRIKFLPYMPLQDYRANLFIGDVVLDTYPFNGATTTLDALWLNIPLVTRVGQQFHSRQGYTFLQNLGITEGMAYTDEEYIQWGVKFGTDEELRKKVYWKLKESKKTSPLWNGKQFAKEMEKAYQQMWAIYLQGNR; encoded by the coding sequence ATGTTTAATGTTGATAATAGTATTGATGATTTTTTACAAAATCAAAAATATCAAGAACTACAAGAACTTTTAGAAACAAAATTAGAATCAGATCCTGATAATTTAATTAGTTATATTTATTTAGGTTTAGTTTATTTTCTCCTAGATAAAAGAGAAGAAGCCCAAGCAACATGGTTTTTAATTCTCATGGCAGAAGATGAATTTGCCTCAACAAAATTAATAAAAATTTTAGACCAAGAAGCACACCGACAATGGAAATTTAATAATTATCAACTATCCTACAACTTAAGGGAAATTATCAAAGATAATAATCCATATCTAGTCAATAATTTATTGTTAATGGCAGAATTAGCAATTAATTTAAAGATAATTAATAATGATTATTTAGTCAATCTATCTTTAGTAGAAGCCATTAAAAATACACAAAAAAAAGATATAGATACAGATATTTTATCCTCTGTTTTTGCACAAATTTTAGACTTTCCCTTTTTAATTAATATTGATTTAGCCGCCGCTATCCTTGAAAATCAAAATGGAGATAAAAATTTACTACAAATTATTTCCAATAAAGCCCATCAAGTTGGTTTGGAAAATAATTATTTATATTATGGAGCAGAACTTACAAAAATTTGTTTGCAGTATCAACCGGATAATTTATCCCTCATAAAACAAATATATAAATGTTATAACGGGGCAGAGGATTTTCATAAATTAGAAGAAACCGCTTTGAATTTTATTAAATATAGTACCAATGACGTAGAAAAATTATATGGTATATATTTATTAATGCGTGGCACTGTTCAGGTTGGAAAATGGGATAATTACTTCGATTTATATCAAAAATATTTTTCTTTACTATCGCAGTTAGAATTACATGAAAATAATAATTTTGAAGGATACATAGAGTATATGTTAGTCTCTATATGTCAATTTCTTCTCTACTTTAACGATACACCTAAAATTAATAGAAAAGTAATTAATAAAATATCAAATTTATATCAAAAATTAACCAGAAAACGCTATACAGAATTGTTAGAAAATCAACTCTCTTCAACTCAAAATAATACTTCTGTAAAGAAAAAGTTAAAAATAGGTTTTCTATCCGAAGCTCTTAGAGTCAATTGTGTAGGGATTTTGAGTCGTTGGTTGATCCAATATATAGATCGAGATAAATATGATATTTATATATACAAAATCAAAGGTAGAGAAGATTTTTTTACCAATCAATGGTTTAAAAATAAAGTTACTCAATACTATTGTTTTGATGAAATAAAAGATACTTATGAGCAAATCAAGAAAGATGAAATAGATATTCTCATGGAGTTAGATTCTTTCACCCATAGTTTTACGAATGCAGTAATGACACTAAAACCAGCTCCCATTCAGGTTAGTTGGTTAGGTTTAGATTCTACAGGGATACCTGCTGTTGATTATTTTATCGTTGATTCTCATGTATTGCCTGAAAATGCTTCTCAGTATTATCGTGAAAAAATCTGGCGTTTACCCCATACTTATATTGCAGTTGATGGCTTTGAAGTCAATACTCCATCTTTAAAAAAGGAAAGTTTAGGTATCTCAAACAGTGCGATTATTTATTTGAGCTTACAAACAGGCTTAAAAAGACACCCTGAGTATATTCGTTTGCAAATGAAAATCTTACGGCAAGTTGCTGATAGTTATTTTTTAGTGTCGGGATATAAAAATGAATTGAGTATGAATAACATCAAAAATTTATTTACACAAATAGCCCAACAAGAAGGAGTAAATCCAGATAGAATTAAGTTTTTACCTTATATGCCATTGCAGGATTATCGAGCTAATTTATTCATCGGCGATGTGGTTTTAGACACATACCCTTTCAATGGTGCAACCACAACCCTCGATGCTTTATGGTTAAATATTCCTTTGGTGACTAGAGTCGGGCAACAATTTCACTCCCGTCAGGGTTATACATTTTTACAAAATTTGGGTATCACTGAAGGTATGGCTTACACTGATGAAGAATACATCCAATGGGGAGTTAAGTTTGGTACGGATGAGGAATTAAGAAAAAAAGTTTACTGGAAATTAAAAGAGTCGAAAAAAACTTCTCCATTATGGAATGGTAAACAGTTTGCCAAAGAAATGGAAAAAGCCTATCAACAAATGTGGGCAATTTATCTTCAGGGGAATCGATAA
- a CDS encoding O-linked N-acetylglucosamine transferase, SPINDLY family protein: MKNHYQQWLSKVTPEDSSQNYHNLIDYYLGAIETNPDIITNYWYLGLAYLLDENLTQAQETWFFIFAQVAQDLQQYSQELLEILNLEALRQEKLSHNKLHLLICQQIAEIDPENINNLLTVVILQIKLSEFEINQLEEYNLKELIATADKDSIDFALILDFIPHILEYPYEQTVLLIQSILTYTQGNEKIITKIVNLATDIERKKQYTIYAIRLLEVCNLFPHQQLDIYRNLYSFYKKTKDIDKLIAICEQYRDRSHNFSDKLESQNLLLNTYLTVAQWDKALILAEQQYKLYENIENHIEDLKQSQSKDSFIIGGINFWYLKDDLSYNRKLINQTAKIFQQVNQSNYPSFTFHKPQKKEKLKIGYLAHTLKNHSVGFLSRWLMLYHDKENFDIHLYMNQNREDDITEKWFKPHASKITKVQKDTRSLINAIYNDKINILVDLDSLTLNSSCLVTVAKPAPIQVTWLGMDATGIPNIDYFIADDYVIPPQSEQHYQEKIWRLPHTYLAVDGFEMANPTLKRADLNIPEFAVIFLNVQNSAKLNPHLVNLQMQIISQVENSYLIFKVKQDETRLKKYIYECADKFDNIQDRLRFIPYDETVELHRANLAIADIFLDTYPYNGATTTLEALWAEIPTVTRVGEQFASRNAYGFMMNTNIQEGIAWTDEEYITWGVKLATNEDLRRDISWKLRQSKRKSPLWNSKQFTKEMENAYQQMWQIYLEENQ, from the coding sequence ATGAAAAATCACTATCAGCAATGGTTATCAAAAGTCACCCCAGAGGATTCTAGCCAGAATTATCACAATTTAATAGATTACTATCTCGGGGCGATCGAAACAAATCCCGATATAATTACTAATTACTGGTATTTAGGATTAGCTTATTTATTAGATGAAAATTTAACCCAAGCCCAAGAAACATGGTTTTTTATCTTCGCCCAAGTAGCACAAGACTTACAACAATATTCCCAAGAATTATTAGAAATACTCAATTTAGAAGCCCTCAGACAAGAAAAATTATCCCATAACAAACTCCACTTATTAATTTGCCAACAAATAGCAGAAATTGATCCCGAAAATATTAATAACCTTCTTACAGTCGTTATCCTACAAATCAAATTATCTGAGTTTGAGATTAACCAATTAGAAGAATATAATCTAAAAGAATTAATCGCCACAGCAGATAAAGATAGTATTGATTTTGCCCTCATTCTTGATTTTATTCCTCATATCTTAGAATATCCTTACGAACAAACTGTTTTATTAATCCAATCAATCCTGACATATACCCAAGGCAATGAAAAAATAATCACTAAAATTGTTAATCTTGCCACCGACATAGAAAGAAAAAAACAATACACTATTTATGCCATTCGTTTACTAGAAGTTTGTAACCTATTTCCCCATCAACAACTAGATATTTATCGCAACCTATATAGTTTTTATAAAAAAACCAAAGACATCGACAAACTTATCGCTATTTGTGAACAATATCGAGATAGAAGCCATAATTTCTCTGATAAACTAGAAAGCCAGAATTTACTACTTAATACCTATCTCACCGTTGCCCAATGGGATAAAGCCTTAATCTTAGCTGAACAACAGTACAAATTATATGAAAATATAGAGAATCATATCGAAGACTTAAAACAATCTCAGAGTAAAGATAGTTTTATCATTGGTGGTATAAACTTTTGGTATCTCAAAGATGATCTTAGCTATAATCGTAAGCTAATCAACCAAACTGCCAAAATATTTCAACAGGTTAATCAATCAAATTATCCTTCATTTACCTTCCATAAACCTCAAAAAAAAGAAAAGCTAAAAATAGGCTATCTCGCCCACACCCTAAAAAATCATTCCGTTGGTTTTCTCTCAAGATGGTTAATGCTTTATCACGACAAAGAAAACTTCGATATACATCTATACATGAATCAAAATCGTGAAGATGACATCACCGAAAAATGGTTTAAACCCCACGCCTCAAAAATAACGAAAGTTCAAAAAGATACCCGTAGTTTAATTAATGCTATCTACAATGACAAAATCAATATTTTAGTAGATTTAGACAGTTTAACCTTAAATAGCTCTTGTTTGGTAACTGTGGCAAAACCAGCCCCCATTCAAGTGACATGGTTAGGCATGGATGCTACAGGAATACCAAATATAGATTATTTTATTGCCGATGATTATGTAATTCCGCCACAAAGCGAACAACACTACCAAGAAAAAATTTGGCGATTACCCCATACTTATCTGGCGGTGGATGGTTTTGAAATGGCTAATCCTACTTTAAAAAGAGCTGATTTAAACATTCCAGAGTTTGCCGTTATATTTTTAAACGTACAAAATTCTGCAAAACTCAATCCCCATTTGGTTAACCTACAAATGCAAATTATTAGTCAAGTAGAAAATAGTTATTTGATTTTTAAAGTAAAACAAGATGAGACAAGGTTAAAAAAATATATCTATGAATGTGCTGATAAATTTGATAACATTCAAGATAGATTAAGATTTATTCCTTATGATGAAACCGTAGAACTACATCGGGCAAATTTGGCGATCGCAGATATTTTCCTCGATACATATCCCTACAATGGCGCCACCACAACCCTCGAAGCACTATGGGCAGAAATCCCTACTGTGACTAGGGTAGGAGAACAATTTGCCTCCCGCAATGCCTATGGATTTATGATGAATACCAACATTCAAGAAGGTATTGCGTGGACAGATGAAGAATACATAACATGGGGTGTAAAACTAGCAACAAATGAAGATTTAAGGAGAGATATTAGCTGGAAATTAAGGCAATCTAAAAGAAAATCTCCCTTGTGGAATAGTAAACAATTTACCAAAGAAATGGAAAACGCTTATCAGCAAATGTGGCAAATTTATCTCGAGGAGAATCAATAA